A region from the Onychostoma macrolepis isolate SWU-2019 chromosome 18, ASM1243209v1, whole genome shotgun sequence genome encodes:
- the nts gene encoding neurotensin/neuromedin N — protein sequence MCRNCGTTKKMQMQLTSVILLFLLCNGLCSDIDQGKRAIEEEVLRSLLTSKVKQGKHIAPLWQLPLQDVCKMMNRLVESWQEAWDSEQQQEDAEVQADYDQRVSGSLAQMLEEMHDLQNLCRVLQPRELQDDQEYLELDQNSDNPLKRKSPYILKRQLRTNKSRRPYILKRSVYY from the exons ATGTGTAGAAACTGTGGGACTACTAAGAAAATGCAGATGCAGCTGACCTCCGTTATCCTCCTTTTTTTATTGTGTAATGGACTGTGTTCAG ATATAGACCAGGGAAAAAGGGCAATAGAGGAAGAGGTACTGAGAAGTCTCCTCACTTCAAAG GTAAAGCAGGGCAAGCACATCGCCCCCCTGTGGCAGCTGCCGCTCCAGGATGTGTGCAAGATGATGAACCGTCTCGTGGAGTCGTGGCAGGAGGCCTGGGACAGCGAGCAGCAGCAGGAGGATGCAGAGGTTCAAGCTGACTATGACCAGAGGGTTTCAGGTTCCCTCGCCCAAATGCTTGAGGAAATGCATGACCTTCAGAACCTCTGCAGGGTCCTGCAGCCTAGAGAG CTTCAAGACGACCAAGAATATCTGGAGCTGGACCAAAACAGCGACAATCCACTGAAGAGGAAATCTCCGTATATACTTAAAAGGCAACTGCGCACCAATAAATCAAGACGGCCTTACATTCTGAAGAGAAGTGTGTATTACTGA